A single window of Granulicella mallensis MP5ACTX8 DNA harbors:
- a CDS encoding peptidylprolyl isomerase: MTFANLKLPALLCSLVLSAAAYAQTPTPAALPDAPSTTAHDEPPAAPTGPTVVIDTTMGRLTCKFFDKEAPLTVANFIGLATGKKAWTDPTTQKQVTGKPFYDSTTFHRVIPGFMIQGGDRLGTGSGDPGFYFEDEFSPALRFDIPGRLAMANSGPNTNGSQFFITEAPQPDLNGKHTIFGQCDAHSVLLVASIARVERNAEDKPLTPVVMNKVTIVPDGQPLPPEPALPAAAPATPPVAAQHPPQ, from the coding sequence ATGACGTTCGCGAACCTCAAGCTCCCAGCTCTCCTCTGCTCGCTCGTCCTCTCTGCGGCGGCCTACGCTCAGACCCCAACCCCGGCAGCACTGCCTGACGCACCCAGCACCACCGCGCACGATGAGCCGCCCGCAGCTCCTACCGGCCCCACCGTCGTCATCGATACCACGATGGGACGGCTCACCTGCAAGTTCTTCGACAAGGAAGCGCCCCTCACCGTCGCCAACTTCATCGGCCTCGCCACCGGCAAGAAAGCCTGGACCGATCCCACCACGCAGAAGCAGGTCACCGGCAAGCCTTTCTACGACAGCACAACCTTCCACCGCGTCATCCCCGGCTTCATGATCCAGGGAGGCGACCGTCTCGGCACCGGCAGCGGTGACCCAGGCTTCTACTTTGAAGACGAATTCTCTCCCGCGCTGCGCTTCGACATCCCCGGACGTCTTGCCATGGCCAACTCCGGCCCCAACACCAACGGCTCACAGTTCTTCATCACCGAAGCTCCCCAACCCGACCTCAACGGCAAGCACACCATCTTTGGCCAGTGCGACGCCCATAGCGTTCTGCTCGTGGCCTCCATCGCACGCGTCGAACGCAACGCCGAAGACAAGCCTCTGACGCCCGTAGTCATGAACAAGGTGACGATCGTTCCCGACGGCCAACCCCTTCCACCGGAACCGGCCCTCCCGGCAGCCGCCCCCGCCACTCCCCCTGTGGCAGCCCAACATCCGCCGCAATAA
- a CDS encoding putative quinol monooxygenase codes for MVKKAIWVMLKAKPGKEAEVEAFLSQGGAMANEEPLTVNWYGVKIAPGMYGVFDTFADEEGRDAHLNGEIAKALMASAPDLFSNEIKIEKMEVLASK; via the coding sequence ATGGTTAAAAAAGCAATCTGGGTGATGTTGAAGGCGAAGCCGGGCAAAGAGGCTGAGGTAGAGGCGTTTCTGAGCCAGGGTGGGGCGATGGCGAACGAAGAGCCGCTGACGGTGAACTGGTACGGGGTGAAGATCGCGCCGGGCATGTATGGCGTGTTCGACACGTTCGCTGATGAGGAAGGCCGCGACGCTCATCTGAATGGCGAGATCGCAAAGGCGCTGATGGCGAGCGCGCCTGATCTGTTCTCGAATGAGATCAAGATCGAGAAGATGGAAGTTCTGGCTTCGAAGTAG
- a CDS encoding dipeptidase, translating into MQDSAKFHASALVIDGHADTPQRFVDEGWNFSDPLNSGMLNLDSAGQGNLAAEFFAIWVEPKGWRGRYAYRTLQLIDGVYEQLRKHPSTMRFGLTPADIVQAHQDGVFCALLGIEGGHSIEADLGLLRLYHRLGVRYMTLTWTNTNEWADSSGDLDNPSVHHHNGLNDFGRDVIREMNRLGMMVDVSHVSDKTFWDVLQTTHAPIIASHSSARALTDTLRNLTDEQLCAVATNNGVVMVNFCTSFIDDNWRTAWSATQPQREPLYAAATAPYLERGEPVPYSVFLAIDRAFYAQHLAPTMPLAPFDSLIDHFDHVAKVAGIDHVGIGSDFDGFSILPAEISSAADLPKITAALQRRGYTEEQLKKLLGGNLLRVFADVQAEAAKE; encoded by the coding sequence ATGCAAGATTCCGCAAAATTCCACGCCTCCGCCCTCGTCATCGACGGTCACGCCGACACCCCGCAACGCTTCGTGGACGAAGGCTGGAACTTCTCCGATCCCCTGAACTCCGGCATGCTGAACCTCGACAGCGCTGGCCAGGGCAACCTTGCCGCGGAGTTCTTCGCCATCTGGGTTGAGCCCAAAGGCTGGCGTGGCCGCTACGCCTATCGCACACTGCAGTTGATCGACGGAGTCTACGAGCAGCTCCGCAAACACCCCTCCACCATGCGCTTCGGCCTCACCCCCGCGGACATCGTGCAAGCGCATCAGGACGGCGTCTTCTGCGCGCTGCTGGGCATCGAAGGCGGCCATTCCATCGAGGCCGACCTCGGCCTGCTGCGCCTCTATCATCGCCTGGGCGTGCGCTACATGACGCTCACCTGGACCAACACCAACGAGTGGGCCGACAGCTCCGGCGATCTCGACAATCCCAGCGTGCACCACCACAACGGACTCAACGACTTCGGCCGCGACGTCATCCGCGAGATGAACCGCCTGGGCATGATGGTCGACGTAAGCCACGTCTCCGACAAAACTTTCTGGGATGTGCTGCAGACCACGCACGCGCCCATCATCGCGTCGCACTCCAGCGCCCGGGCACTCACCGACACTCTTCGCAACCTCACCGACGAACAGCTCTGCGCCGTCGCAACCAACAACGGAGTCGTGATGGTGAACTTCTGCACGTCCTTCATCGACGACAACTGGCGCACCGCCTGGTCCGCCACCCAGCCGCAGCGCGAGCCGCTCTATGCCGCGGCCACCGCCCCCTACCTCGAACGAGGAGAACCCGTTCCCTACTCTGTTTTTCTTGCCATCGATCGCGCGTTCTACGCACAGCATCTCGCGCCCACGATGCCGCTGGCTCCCTTCGACTCGCTGATCGACCACTTCGATCACGTCGCGAAGGTTGCGGGCATCGACCACGTCGGCATCGGCTCGGACTTCGACGGCTTTTCCATCCTGCCGGCTGAGATCTCCAGCGCCGCCGACCTGCCGAAAATCACCGCCGCACTCCAGCGGCGCGGCTACACCGAGGAGCAGTTAAAGAAACTCCTCGGCGGAAATCTCCTTCGCGTCTTCGCCGATGTCCAGGCCGAGGCCGCGAAGGAGTAG
- a CDS encoding GlcG/HbpS family heme-binding protein encodes MSTTIKTLQLADARRIIAAATKKAEEIKQPMCIAVADAGGNLLAFERMENAWMGSIDISQKKAWTSRAFDIETGQLAAHSQSGGQFFGIHASNDGKVMIFAGGIPIKQDDKVIGSIGVSGGSGEQDHSVAEAGAAAF; translated from the coding sequence ATGAGCACCACCATCAAGACCCTGCAACTCGCCGACGCCCGCCGCATCATCGCCGCAGCCACCAAGAAAGCCGAAGAGATCAAGCAGCCCATGTGCATCGCCGTTGCCGATGCAGGCGGCAACCTGCTCGCCTTCGAGCGCATGGAGAACGCCTGGATGGGTTCCATCGACATCTCCCAGAAGAAGGCCTGGACCTCGCGTGCCTTCGACATCGAGACCGGCCAGCTCGCAGCGCACTCGCAATCCGGCGGCCAGTTCTTCGGCATCCACGCCTCCAACGACGGCAAGGTCATGATCTTCGCCGGCGGCATTCCCATCAAGCAGGACGACAAGGTCATCGGCTCCATCGGTGTCAGCGGCGGCTCCGGCGAACAGGACCACAGCGTCGCCGAGGCTGGCGCGGCAGCATTCTAA
- a CDS encoding DUF3050 domain-containing protein: MNVLINTHSIEGIEARIAPLRERLTRHPLYAAIKTREHLQLFMESHVFAVWDFMSLLKALQKELTCVSVPWTPTRWPESRRFINEIVLGEESDQFEGRAVSHFEVYLEAMEECGADTAPIRTLVQRAPHGLLLEVAPEAAQEFVRATFALIDRASVPAMAAAFTFGREDVIPDIFRELVRDLNRQQPGSFGKFVWYLERHIEVDGEDHGPLSLRMVADLCGDDAELWEEAGAAAEAAIEARLALWDRILELIQG; this comes from the coding sequence GTGAACGTACTGATCAACACCCACTCGATTGAAGGAATTGAAGCGCGAATTGCTCCGCTTCGTGAACGGCTTACACGACATCCGCTTTATGCGGCGATCAAGACTCGGGAGCATCTGCAGCTCTTTATGGAATCGCATGTGTTTGCGGTGTGGGATTTCATGTCTCTGCTGAAGGCTTTGCAGAAGGAGTTGACCTGCGTCTCCGTGCCGTGGACTCCGACGCGCTGGCCGGAGAGTCGTCGCTTCATCAATGAGATCGTGCTGGGAGAAGAGAGCGACCAGTTTGAAGGCCGCGCGGTAAGCCACTTTGAGGTGTACCTGGAGGCGATGGAGGAGTGCGGGGCGGATACGGCGCCCATTCGTACGTTGGTGCAGCGCGCGCCTCATGGCCTTCTGCTGGAGGTTGCGCCTGAGGCGGCACAGGAGTTTGTCCGTGCTACGTTTGCGTTGATCGATCGCGCCAGCGTGCCTGCTATGGCGGCGGCGTTTACGTTTGGGCGGGAAGATGTGATTCCGGATATCTTTCGCGAGCTGGTGCGGGATTTGAATCGTCAGCAGCCGGGGAGTTTTGGAAAGTTCGTCTGGTATCTCGAGCGGCATATCGAGGTGGATGGTGAAGACCATGGGCCGCTCTCGTTGCGGATGGTGGCGGATCTGTGTGGGGATGATGCGGAGTTGTGGGAAGAGGCGGGTGCGGCGGCAGAAGCGGCGATTGAGGCGCGGTTGGCGTTGTGGGATAGGATTCTGGAGTTGATTCAGGGGTAG
- a CDS encoding DUF1851 domain-containing protein has product MALMNIQDYLIDQNEKDWSELLSGWSDVLPLSFTLWLVNRFGDVFTVFEDGSVHMLDLGVGVIKRVADNRDHFAIQLDEEENASNWFMIQLVDGCVAAGLKLEPNQCYGYKIPPILGGKYTIENVVPLNLSEHYSFLAGIYRQTKALADGTSVKMKIVMPE; this is encoded by the coding sequence ATGGCTCTTATGAATATTCAGGACTATCTAATCGACCAGAACGAAAAAGATTGGTCCGAGCTTTTGTCGGGCTGGTCGGATGTATTGCCCCTGTCATTTACGCTTTGGCTGGTGAATCGTTTTGGCGATGTGTTTACCGTCTTTGAAGATGGTTCTGTTCATATGCTCGATCTGGGCGTTGGAGTGATCAAACGGGTAGCGGACAATCGCGACCACTTCGCCATCCAGCTTGATGAAGAGGAGAACGCCAGCAACTGGTTCATGATTCAGCTCGTTGACGGGTGCGTTGCTGCGGGCCTCAAACTGGAACCCAACCAATGTTACGGCTATAAAATTCCACCCATCCTTGGAGGGAAATACACCATTGAAAATGTGGTGCCGTTAAATCTCTCCGAACATTATTCATTTTTGGCCGGCATTTATCGTCAGACTAAAGCTTTGGCGGATGGGACCTCGGTCAAAATGAAGATAGTTATGCCTGAGTAA
- the tnpA gene encoding IS200/IS605 family transposase, with translation MQSAVSAIYPLCMAQSLSYLLIHVIFSTKDRLPLLKEEIRPKLHAYLATVTRNAGCECYRVGGVADHIHLAILLSQTLAVAELVKELKISSSKWLKAQSPTLANFAWQSGYGVFSVGSSDLEVLKKYIDMQEEHHKTLTFQQEYRIFLEKYGVEYDERYVWD, from the coding sequence ATGCAGAGCGCTGTAAGCGCGATCTATCCTCTCTGTATGGCGCAATCGCTCTCTTATCTCCTCATCCACGTCATCTTCAGCACAAAAGATCGCTTACCGCTTCTCAAAGAAGAGATACGCCCAAAACTCCACGCATATCTCGCGACCGTAACCCGAAACGCTGGATGTGAATGCTATCGCGTAGGAGGCGTTGCAGACCATATCCATCTCGCCATTCTCCTCTCACAAACTCTTGCGGTTGCAGAGCTTGTAAAAGAACTAAAAATATCCTCCTCAAAATGGCTCAAGGCCCAATCACCGACTCTTGCCAACTTTGCATGGCAGAGCGGCTATGGCGTATTTTCCGTCGGCTCTTCAGATCTGGAGGTGTTGAAGAAATATATCGACATGCAGGAAGAGCATCACAAGACCCTCACATTTCAGCAGGAGTATCGAATATTCCTAGAGAAATACGGCGTCGAATACGATGAACGGTATGTGTGGGATTGA
- the sdhB gene encoding succinate dehydrogenase iron-sulfur subunit, which yields MAQAATRTIKVEIKRQSTPDGKATTEAFEIPYRPNMNITSLLGEIALNPTTVTGVETTPITYDSNCLEEICGSCAMLINGKAMMACSALVDKLEQPIRLAPLSKFPVVRDLAVDRSVLFENLKAVKAWVPIDGTYDLGPAPRQFPQVQEQRYPLSNCISCTICMEVCPQFNDATGFVGAATIAQARLFNMDPAGSVLKEDRLRALAGDGGIQECGFAQNCVQACPKGLPLTEAISDMGRDVFVQQVKDLFTR from the coding sequence ATGGCACAAGCAGCCACCAGGACGATCAAGGTCGAAATCAAACGCCAGTCCACGCCGGACGGCAAAGCCACGACCGAAGCCTTTGAGATTCCCTATCGCCCGAACATGAACATCACCTCGCTGCTCGGCGAGATCGCGCTCAACCCCACGACCGTCACCGGCGTCGAGACCACGCCGATCACCTACGACTCGAACTGCCTGGAAGAGATCTGCGGCTCCTGCGCGATGCTCATTAACGGCAAGGCGATGATGGCCTGCTCCGCGCTGGTCGACAAACTCGAACAGCCCATCAGGCTCGCGCCCCTGAGCAAGTTCCCTGTCGTTCGCGACCTCGCGGTCGACCGTTCGGTGCTCTTCGAGAACCTGAAGGCCGTCAAGGCCTGGGTGCCGATCGACGGCACTTACGACCTCGGCCCCGCACCCCGCCAGTTCCCGCAGGTGCAGGAGCAGCGCTATCCGCTCTCCAACTGCATCTCCTGCACCATCTGCATGGAGGTCTGCCCGCAGTTCAACGACGCGACCGGCTTCGTCGGCGCGGCCACCATCGCCCAGGCCCGTCTCTTCAACATGGACCCTGCCGGCTCCGTGCTCAAGGAAGATCGTCTCCGCGCCTTGGCAGGCGACGGCGGCATCCAGGAGTGCGGCTTCGCCCAGAACTGCGTCCAGGCCTGCCCCAAGGGCCTTCCCCTCACCGAGGCCATCAGCGACATGGGCCGCGATGTATTCGTGCAACAGGTGAAGGATCTCTTTACGCGGTAG
- the sdhA gene encoding succinate dehydrogenase flavoprotein subunit — MAATPRIIVVGGGLAGLSAVIKIAEAGGTVDLFSIVPVKRSHSVCAQGGINAAKNLKGEGDDVLKHFDDTIYGGDFLANQTPVKAMTAQGPAIIDLLDRMGVPFNRTPEGLLDFRRFGGTLYHRTAFAGATTGQQLLYALDEQVRRYESEGKVTKYEGWEFLSAVLDSKGAARGICAMDLRSMETRTFPADAVIVCTGGNGAIFGKSTNSVVCTGSAQSALYQQGAFYANGEFIQVHPTAIPGEDKLRLMSESARGEGGRVWVPRDKNDKRVARSIPEADRWYFLEEWYPKYGNLVPRDVATRAIFKVVYEHGMGIDGQPMVYLDLTHIDRATLDRKLEGILEIYEKFVGDDPREVPMKIFPGMHYTMGGLWVDFNQQTNIPGVYAAGEADYSIHGANRLGANSLLSCIYGGFVAGPQAMAYAKALPAQEGDGGHAAELARQKEMNSALLNNKGTENPFKIWRELGETMTKHATIIRYNSGLDEADAKIVELLERYRNVNLSDKSQWANTSFAFTRQLYNMLELGRVIVQGARLRDESRGAHYKPDFPERNDEKFLKTTKASYKDGAPAFEFEEVDTQFITPRPRRYDATA, encoded by the coding sequence ATGGCAGCTACACCCAGAATCATCGTCGTCGGAGGAGGCCTCGCCGGTCTCTCCGCCGTCATCAAGATCGCCGAAGCCGGCGGCACCGTCGACCTCTTCTCCATCGTCCCGGTCAAGCGCTCGCACTCGGTCTGCGCCCAGGGCGGCATCAACGCCGCCAAGAACCTCAAGGGCGAAGGCGACGACGTCCTCAAGCACTTCGACGACACCATCTACGGCGGCGACTTCCTCGCCAACCAGACGCCCGTCAAGGCCATGACCGCGCAGGGCCCCGCCATCATCGATCTCCTCGATCGCATGGGCGTGCCCTTCAACCGTACCCCGGAAGGCCTGCTCGACTTCCGCCGCTTTGGCGGCACGCTCTACCACCGCACCGCCTTCGCGGGCGCGACCACCGGCCAGCAATTGCTCTACGCGCTCGACGAGCAGGTACGCCGCTACGAGTCCGAAGGCAAGGTCACCAAGTACGAAGGCTGGGAGTTCCTCTCCGCCGTGCTCGACTCCAAGGGCGCCGCACGCGGCATCTGCGCGATGGACCTCCGCTCCATGGAGACCCGCACCTTCCCCGCCGACGCCGTCATCGTCTGCACCGGCGGCAACGGAGCCATCTTCGGCAAGTCCACCAACTCCGTCGTCTGCACCGGCTCCGCCCAGTCAGCCCTCTACCAGCAGGGAGCCTTTTACGCCAACGGCGAGTTCATCCAGGTTCATCCCACCGCCATCCCCGGCGAAGACAAGCTTCGCCTCATGTCCGAATCCGCACGCGGCGAAGGCGGACGCGTCTGGGTACCCCGCGACAAGAACGACAAACGCGTCGCCCGCTCCATCCCCGAGGCCGATCGCTGGTACTTCCTTGAAGAATGGTACCCGAAGTACGGCAACCTCGTGCCGCGTGACGTCGCCACCCGCGCCATCTTCAAGGTCGTCTACGAACACGGCATGGGCATCGACGGCCAGCCGATGGTCTACCTCGATCTCACGCACATCGATCGCGCTACTCTCGACCGCAAGCTCGAAGGCATCCTCGAGATCTACGAGAAGTTCGTCGGCGACGACCCCCGCGAAGTCCCGATGAAGATCTTCCCCGGCATGCACTACACCATGGGCGGCCTCTGGGTGGACTTCAACCAGCAGACCAACATCCCCGGCGTCTACGCCGCGGGCGAAGCGGACTATTCGATCCACGGAGCCAACCGCCTCGGCGCGAACTCGCTGCTCTCCTGCATCTACGGCGGCTTCGTCGCCGGACCGCAGGCGATGGCCTACGCCAAGGCCCTGCCGGCCCAGGAAGGCGACGGTGGCCACGCCGCAGAACTGGCCCGCCAGAAGGAGATGAACTCCGCCCTGCTGAACAACAAGGGCACGGAGAACCCCTTCAAGATCTGGCGCGAGCTGGGCGAGACCATGACCAAGCACGCGACGATCATTCGGTATAACTCAGGCCTGGATGAAGCCGACGCCAAGATCGTCGAGCTGCTCGAGCGCTACCGGAACGTCAACCTCTCGGACAAGAGCCAGTGGGCCAACACCAGCTTCGCCTTCACCCGCCAGCTCTACAACATGCTCGAGCTCGGCCGCGTGATCGTGCAGGGAGCCCGTCTCCGCGACGAGAGCCGCGGCGCGCACTACAAGCCCGACTTCCCCGAGCGCAACGACGAAAAGTTCCTCAAGACCACCAAGGCCTCCTACAAAGACGGCGCTCCCGCCTTCGAGTTCGAAGAGGTAGACACCCAGTTCATCACCCCACGGCCGCGCCGTTACGACGCCACCGCCTAG
- a CDS encoding succinate dehydrogenase has translation MAAAAPPATPTIRGVQPLRAGQGHSYLWRRLHSLSGIVPIGAFLIEHIVSNFEAVNGPLAYAQQVKFLNSLPLVRILEWCFIFIPLAFHALYGVWIAFRGRATVNVYPWAGNWGYLTQRITGIIALLYIVQHLWRQRFSGISLPEHPGAAFAKVQHELHNPWMLAIYVIAMIATCWHFAYGIWLFAAKWGITPGDKARKSFGYVCAAGGTALCILGLVGMYAFINPKYANAPEDVMPDQPAGIYLPAPSTAPPNSTNPQQPGNVQ, from the coding sequence ATGGCCGCAGCCGCACCTCCCGCAACCCCCACCATCCGAGGCGTCCAGCCACTCCGCGCCGGCCAAGGCCACAGCTACCTCTGGCGCCGGCTGCACTCGCTCTCCGGCATCGTGCCCATCGGCGCGTTCCTGATCGAGCACATCGTCTCCAACTTCGAAGCCGTCAACGGCCCGCTCGCCTACGCCCAGCAGGTAAAGTTCCTCAACAGCCTGCCGCTGGTCCGCATCCTCGAGTGGTGCTTCATCTTCATCCCCCTGGCCTTTCACGCGCTTTACGGGGTCTGGATCGCCTTCCGCGGTCGCGCCACAGTAAACGTCTACCCCTGGGCAGGCAACTGGGGCTATCTCACCCAGCGCATCACCGGCATCATCGCGCTGCTCTACATCGTTCAACACCTCTGGCGGCAGCGCTTCAGCGGCATCAGCCTGCCCGAGCATCCCGGAGCGGCCTTCGCCAAGGTGCAGCACGAGCTGCACAATCCCTGGATGCTCGCCATCTACGTCATCGCGATGATCGCAACCTGCTGGCACTTCGCCTACGGCATCTGGCTCTTCGCCGCCAAGTGGGGCATCACCCCAGGCGATAAGGCTCGCAAGAGCTTTGGCTATGTCTGCGCCGCAGGCGGCACGGCACTTTGCATTCTTGGCCTCGTCGGCATGTACGCGTTTATCAATCCGAAGTATGCGAACGCGCCAGAAGACGTGATGCCCGATCAACCTGCTGGAATCTATCTTCCTGCCCCGAGCACCGCTCCCCCAAACTCCACGAACCCACAACAGCCGGGCAACGTGCAGTAA
- the rdgB gene encoding RdgB/HAM1 family non-canonical purine NTP pyrophosphatase: MARLRLYPTTTPNSPLEIRTQPPHENCSNLVTMTLYAATSNPGKLAEFSTSASSAGIDVLALPGLQSMPEPVEDAPTFMGNAELKAVAYSLLAPGLLVFADDSGLAADALNGQPGVRSARFADDLGFEPGLGTKDERNNRCLLSLLANHPDRTARFVCTLALACDGEVLLRSEGTVEGRLLEAPRGKDGFGYDPLFLIPSLNLTLAELSREQKWQISHRGNAFRDLLAQLQETPL, from the coding sequence GTGGCTCGCTTGCGTCTATACCCCACCACCACCCCCAACTCGCCTCTCGAGATTCGTACCCAGCCCCCGCACGAGAACTGTTCTAATCTCGTAACGATGACCCTCTACGCCGCCACCTCCAACCCCGGCAAGCTCGCCGAGTTCTCTACCAGCGCCAGCTCCGCCGGCATCGACGTCCTCGCCCTGCCGGGCCTCCAGTCCATGCCCGAGCCCGTCGAGGACGCCCCCACCTTCATGGGCAACGCGGAGCTCAAAGCCGTCGCCTACTCTCTCCTCGCCCCCGGCCTGCTGGTCTTCGCCGACGACTCCGGACTCGCCGCCGACGCCCTCAACGGCCAGCCCGGCGTCCGCTCCGCACGCTTCGCCGACGACCTCGGCTTCGAACCGGGCCTCGGGACAAAGGACGAGCGCAACAACCGCTGCCTGCTCTCCCTCCTCGCAAATCACCCCGACCGTACCGCCCGTTTCGTCTGCACCCTGGCCCTCGCCTGCGACGGCGAAGTCCTCCTCCGCTCCGAGGGCACCGTCGAAGGCCGGCTCCTCGAAGCCCCGCGCGGCAAAGACGGCTTCGGCTACGATCCCCTCTTCCTCATCCCCTCGCTAAACCTCACATTAGCCGAGCTTTCCCGCGAACAGAAGTGGCAGATCAGCCATCGCGGCAATGCCTTTCGCGACCTCCTCGCCCAGCTCCAGGAAACGCCGCTGTAA
- a CDS encoding permease, with translation MLTPLIHALQMTGIMAWEILWALCLGFILSAIIEAVVSKEHVSKLLPDSSAKTIVIASALGAASSSCSYAATALARSLFRKGADFIAAIAFQFASTNLVIELSVLLAALLGWRFMAAEFVGGPIMIALVVLFLRATLKPRVIEAARKQAERGLIGRMEGHAAMDMSLHSGTFWQKLTSAKGYTATTHYYWMDWYSLWPDIAGGLLISGCLAAWVPQHFWQGFFLVGHPTLAKLWGPFIGPLVAVLSFVCSVGNVPLAAVLWNGGISFGGVIAFLFADLIILPILNIYRKYYGLKVAALLFAAFYAAMALSALAVEAIFGALHLIPHDRSAHIMQESLRWNYTSVLNILFLLISTILLLRFLKTGGPEMLKMMDEAPAPDAPAHHCCH, from the coding sequence ATGCTGACACCCCTCATCCACGCGCTGCAAATGACCGGCATCATGGCCTGGGAGATCCTCTGGGCACTCTGCCTCGGCTTCATTCTCTCCGCCATCATCGAGGCCGTCGTCTCCAAAGAGCACGTCAGCAAACTCCTGCCCGACTCCTCCGCGAAGACCATCGTCATCGCCTCCGCTCTCGGCGCGGCAAGCTCCTCCTGCTCCTACGCAGCCACGGCGCTCGCACGCTCGCTCTTTCGCAAGGGCGCGGACTTCATCGCCGCCATCGCCTTCCAGTTCGCGTCCACAAACCTCGTCATAGAACTCAGCGTCCTGCTCGCTGCCCTGCTCGGCTGGCGCTTCATGGCGGCGGAGTTCGTCGGCGGGCCAATCATGATCGCGCTCGTCGTGCTCTTCCTCCGCGCCACGCTCAAGCCCCGCGTCATCGAGGCCGCCCGCAAGCAGGCCGAACGCGGTCTCATCGGACGCATGGAAGGCCACGCCGCCATGGATATGAGCCTGCACTCCGGCACCTTCTGGCAGAAGCTCACCTCGGCCAAGGGCTACACCGCCACCACGCACTACTACTGGATGGACTGGTACTCTCTGTGGCCGGACATCGCCGGCGGCCTGCTCATCTCCGGTTGCCTCGCCGCCTGGGTGCCGCAGCACTTCTGGCAGGGCTTCTTCCTCGTCGGCCACCCCACGCTGGCCAAGCTCTGGGGACCGTTCATCGGCCCGCTCGTCGCCGTGCTGTCCTTCGTCTGCTCGGTCGGCAATGTACCCCTTGCCGCCGTGCTCTGGAACGGAGGCATCAGCTTCGGAGGCGTCATCGCCTTCCTCTTCGCCGACCTCATCATCCTTCCCATCCTCAACATCTATCGCAAGTACTACGGACTCAAAGTCGCAGCCCTTCTCTTCGCTGCCTTCTACGCCGCAATGGCACTTTCCGCGCTCGCCGTCGAAGCCATCTTCGGAGCGCTGCATCTCATTCCTCACGACCGCTCCGCGCACATCATGCAGGAGAGCCTCCGCTGGAACTACACCTCCGTGCTCAACATCCTCTTCCTGCTCATCTCCACGATCCTCCTCCTCCGCTTCCTGAAGACCGGCGGCCCCGAGATGCTGAAGATGATGGACGAAGCCCCAGCACCCGATGCCCCCGCCCACCACTGCTGCCACTGA